The segment TGCCCGCAGCAGAAGGCCCAGGAGAATGGACAGACAGTTGCTGAACCAAAAGAGGAAATTAAAGTCACGGAGAAGAAGAAAACGCCTCCTGCACCAGCACCAGTACAGCCTCCAGTTGATGCAAAGGTTCATCTTAAACATTTTCTTGCATATTTCTTAATAGAAAACTGTGTTATTCACAGTTCTAAAGGTAGGTAGGTCAAGTCATTTCAATTCACTCAAAGTACCAAAGTTCACTCTAAGCCCTTGTAAGTTTTCAGTATGGCAATTAAAATATAAGTATTTGGCTATTCAAAGACCCAAGTAGCCTATAAAAGCTTCTTAAAATTGTTCTGTCATTTAATTTGAGTATTTTTTTATGACATTGGTAACTAGTAgcgtttttttttgtcaatatcAAGGTCAATTTAGGTTGAAACCCTTacattaaccatggttttggtacagtaatttcaagtttaatTGAAGTATTTTAATTAAGCTTTTATAAAAGTGGCAAAAAATCCAAAAAACCTAGcaactacacttttactataacaaATACATGGCTAATATTAGCAAGATAAGTTATCTAATGTTGGTAACAGTGTGTGTTATATGCTGTTACTGGTCactgcttttttttttaactttttcttaaagagtacataacatgagatcatgaaaatgacatttcatgcagtgtgtattgtaatgttggcgtgtttgacagtaagcagtctgccaatttgttaatccgaaggtgaatgaatagcAAAGTttttggcttggaaaaaagggagtcgactctgaatcacgcgaacgagtcgtccTTAGTCCGATTCGCGAGCCGCTGCGGATGTacatcactacatatagtccccggctacgttttgctaggactgcctgcgaaaacttcactcttctcccccaaacactgtagctcgtgagcctcattcgcggtagaccaatcacggcagactagaccatctgaccaatcatgtcagactaggctagcggaaaggatgggattagacagatgaatcgcagaacgaatcatttgagagtcagtcaagaagtaaggtaagaataactgcctattattacgaaataatagtgtttttacaccttctacgtacataaacttgttgttggacactccataaaccaaagtaggaccttaaaaatccctagttatgtactctttaaataaactAGTGAAGGCAAAAAGTGATTTTAAATAGTCATATAGtgttaaattaaagtaaaacataTTCCATGTTGCCTCTCAGTTAATAAGTATGCGAATAACAGCATGTATGATGTTTTAGATCAATTAAAGCTTGTCATCTACACCACCACAGTTTAACTGTGGTGAAAACTTTGCTAGTagggattttttaaaatcttttcaaAGGTCAAACATTTAATGTTTTGCAAAAAGTACTGTTTTGTTTAGCAGTTCTATAAAGGATGTTTGGATCAGGCTTGGTTCAGTCTGTGATTTAGAGGTCGGGTGTCTGTATCAGGATGTCAtctgataattacagacagagCAAGTGCAGGGGACATCTGAACATGAAATATGTACCCTGACCCAAGGCCTTTTCTCCAGCATTATACACATTTACAAGACCAAATAACTCTTTTGGGATGTTTAACATCTTTCTAATTGTATAAAATGGCAGGCTGGACATGAGATGGCACACCCACAAATTTGTTGTAAGTGTGTATTGTGCGTGGGGGGGGTACTTTATGACTTATACCGGGAAGTTGCAAATGAGTGTGTTTTTGGTTACTATGTAGGCCAAAAAAACCAAGAAGAAACCAAAACCAGAGGTGAAGGCAACCCAAGATGTTTCCTCCTCTGTCGGCAAGGAACCCGATGAAGGTTTGAAACTCATTTGGTTAACAAACTCAAAAGCAGCTGCCGCAccaaacattcaaacatttagGAGCACCAGGTTCACATTTGTAACGTGGCGTGCGTGTAAAGTGTAGATTTCCTTGCTTCACACAAActtgtaaacaaaataaaaaagtatgtaAATAATTTTGATTTGGTGTCTCTTGTTCCGATAGTATAATAGCAGTATGAGCATGAATTTCATGAGGTAACTCTGATTTTCAAATGCAAAACATGTTGCTGAAGGGAAAATTCAAATAATACTGTTAGAGGAAGATTGAAAATGCTTTGCTTTCTCAGTATGACTGTGTTTAGCAGGTGCTTGGGAGACTAAAGTCAGCAATCGAGAGAAACGTCAGCAGCGCAAGAAGGAGAAGGGCCCtggagacagctccggcagCCCTGAGAGCAGCGATCGTGCCAGCTGGAAGGTGGAACAGCCAGCACCTGTGCCGTCAACAGCCACCAAGAAGAACAAAGGTACAGTTCTGCATTTCCTTTTTTGAGACAAGTTTTAAacagcccaaaattttaatgATGGCATCCGAGAAAATGTCAATATGGAAGGATAAATTCAAGCATAAATGTGAGCTGGTTTGAGTCATACAAGCactctttgttttattgtagaGTCATCACGTCCAAAGGCCGGAAAGGACGAGGCTGTTACAGCCCCAGGTAAAATAGCAATTTCCACTCACCGAATCTGGAaaaattttgcatattttttggACTGATTGTATGGGTAAATCTCCAGAATTCTGCTGAATGGGTTTACATATTGTAATACTTCACTAATGTGCAAAAGAATAGTGGGGATTGTAGCAATTCACAAATTTCACCCTTTCTGTAGTGATATTCAACCGGATTGATGCAAACACTGTGAATGGAGGTGGGTGGACAGTGAAGCACCAAACCCAAATGAATGCTTCGAACAATGAGAAGCGGCCTGTCAGTAAAAAGGCCCATGTACACAAGAACCGTGAGAACTCCTGGAAACCAGAATCAGAAGGTAATGGAATGTGGCTGTTTATGCTCTCAaattgacatatttaaaaagtTTGTGAATTCTGAATTGAGATTGATTGATTTTGTAGTGTAATATCCAATCAGATCAGAAAAATCACAAGGATGTTAATAAACATGCATTGTAATGAATGTTTAagattcttttttttgtttaatgcaTTGCAGACTGAGATGTAACATGTTCATTACATTGCTAATGCTTTTACATTATAAATTAGGGATTGGCTGAAATTTTACTTTCTTAGCTGTTTTTCGTATATCCATTGAGTAATTTAACAAACCGTTTCAGTTATACATTCGTCACATCATCTCCATTGTCTCATAGGGCCATTGACTGGTCTGGATGGAAGAAGTAAAGTGGAACCGAAACCAGCCAATTTAACAATGCTTGGATTAAACACATCTGGTATTTataactctttaaaaaaaagcacaCAATGCAGATGAGTCCCTCTTTATCAAAGAATGTACTAGAATgaatattttgttcaaaattgCTAAGGTTAGCAAATTTTAACCttttgttttgctgtgtttttatagGTGGAGAACCTGGGTCTCAATCTAACATTGAACGATGCAGTGATGCTATTGACAATGAGTGGTCCAGCTGCAGTAAGTTTAGAGAGGTCTCACAGAAGGCCAAACATTTGCTTCATTCACAAtcttaaatattacaaaaaatatttcataataattACAAAGGTGCGTTTCCATATGATTTCAGATGGACTTGCTGCTGTGGACCCGAGTTCAGACTGGAACGCTCCGACTGAGTTATGGGGCAATTATGAAGAACCCAAGAATAATGCCCCTTTGCTAAAAGAGACACCAATCTCTAAGCCGCTTGGGGTTTGGAAAATGCAAAACCTAAAATCTAATTTTCAAATATTCCAGTTTCAATAAACAAGACTATTGACAAAGTGTTTGGATGGTTTCAGGAATCCAATGATGACAATGATAATGCCGATCCTGCTGGAAGTGGCAAATCcaagagaagaaagaaaaagaagagaccAGAAGAGGAAGGTTCAGCCTCGGAGGTACgaattacatttacttgacatgAATAGTCGGGATGGTGTTTGAATTCTGCAGGTTTGGTTATTTGGTTGTGTCATCGTTATTCTTTAGCTGATCCAAGAGAGTTCTGCTCCTGCAGAGAAGAATGTGACTGTGAAGCCCCTTCCTCCTCATGTCCCGAAGGAGGATGTATTCAAGCAAAACATTCCTCCACCGTCCTCACAAAGTGAGTAAATAAACGTATGGTTTATTTAATCATAAACATATGGTTTATTTAATCATAAACGTATGGTTTATTTAATCATAAACGTATGGTTTATTTAATCATAAACGTATGTAAACAGTAAATAAACTTATC is part of the Triplophysa rosa linkage group LG16, Trosa_1v2, whole genome shotgun sequence genome and harbors:
- the mtdha gene encoding metadherin a isoform X2; the protein is MDQDWRTLATQRAEYASDRLRGLLSSGVDFLRTELGVDLGLKPEKYPSWAILSVAVIALTVLVVVAACGRRKRRTAPVTATSSPRTAAETQIKATLPPKTVKTEPSEPKKKNKKKAADKQKAQENGQTVAEPKEEIKVTEKKKTPPAPAPVQPPVDAKAKKTKKKPKPEVKATQDVSSSVGKEPDEGAWETKVSNREKRQQRKKEKGPGDSSGSPESSDRASWKVEQPAPVPSTATKKNKESSRPKAGKDEAVTAPVIFNRIDANTVNGGGWTVKHQTQMNASNNEKRPVSKKAHVHKNRENSWKPESEGPLTGLDGRSKVEPKPANLTMLGLNTSGGEPGSQSNIERCSDAIDNEWSSCNGLAAVDPSSDWNAPTELWGNYEEPKNNAPLLKETPISKPLGESNDDNDNADPAGSGKSKRRKKKKRPEEEGSASELIQESSAPAEKNVTVKPLPPHVPKEDVFKQNIPPPSSQKKSDQNWEPPKQVQKKKVRRET
- the mtdha gene encoding metadherin a isoform X1, with the translated sequence MDQDWRTLATQRAEYASDRLRGLLSSGVDFLRTELGVDLGLKPEKYPSWAILSVAVIALTVLVVVAACGRRKRRTAPVTATSSPRTAAETQIKATLPPKTVKTEPSEPKKKNKKKAADKQKAQENGQTVAEPKEEIKVTEKKKTPPAPAPVQPPVDAKAKKTKKKPKPEVKATQDVSSSVGKEPDEAGAWETKVSNREKRQQRKKEKGPGDSSGSPESSDRASWKVEQPAPVPSTATKKNKESSRPKAGKDEAVTAPVIFNRIDANTVNGGGWTVKHQTQMNASNNEKRPVSKKAHVHKNRENSWKPESEGPLTGLDGRSKVEPKPANLTMLGLNTSGGEPGSQSNIERCSDAIDNEWSSCNGLAAVDPSSDWNAPTELWGNYEEPKNNAPLLKETPISKPLGESNDDNDNADPAGSGKSKRRKKKKRPEEEGSASELIQESSAPAEKNVTVKPLPPHVPKEDVFKQNIPPPSSQKKSDQNWEPPKQVQKKKVRRET
- the mtdha gene encoding metadherin a isoform X4; translation: MDQDWRTLATQRAEYASDRLRGLLSSGVDFLRTELGVDLGLKPEKYPSWAILSVAVIALTVLVVVAACGRRKRRTAPVTATSSPRTAAETQIKATLPPKTVKTEPSEPKKKNKKKAADKKAQENGQTVAEPKEEIKVTEKKKTPPAPAPVQPPVDAKAKKTKKKPKPEVKATQDVSSSVGKEPDEGAWETKVSNREKRQQRKKEKGPGDSSGSPESSDRASWKVEQPAPVPSTATKKNKESSRPKAGKDEAVTAPVIFNRIDANTVNGGGWTVKHQTQMNASNNEKRPVSKKAHVHKNRENSWKPESEGPLTGLDGRSKVEPKPANLTMLGLNTSGGEPGSQSNIERCSDAIDNEWSSCNGLAAVDPSSDWNAPTELWGNYEEPKNNAPLLKETPISKPLGESNDDNDNADPAGSGKSKRRKKKKRPEEEGSASELIQESSAPAEKNVTVKPLPPHVPKEDVFKQNIPPPSSQKKSDQNWEPPKQVQKKKVRRET
- the mtdha gene encoding metadherin a isoform X3, with the protein product MDQDWRTLATQRAEYASDRLRGLLSSGVDFLRTELGVDLGLKPEKYPSWAILSVAVIALTVLVVVAACGRRKRRTAPVTATSSPRTAAETQIKATLPPKTVKTEPSEPKKKNKKKAADKKAQENGQTVAEPKEEIKVTEKKKTPPAPAPVQPPVDAKAKKTKKKPKPEVKATQDVSSSVGKEPDEAGAWETKVSNREKRQQRKKEKGPGDSSGSPESSDRASWKVEQPAPVPSTATKKNKESSRPKAGKDEAVTAPVIFNRIDANTVNGGGWTVKHQTQMNASNNEKRPVSKKAHVHKNRENSWKPESEGPLTGLDGRSKVEPKPANLTMLGLNTSGGEPGSQSNIERCSDAIDNEWSSCNGLAAVDPSSDWNAPTELWGNYEEPKNNAPLLKETPISKPLGESNDDNDNADPAGSGKSKRRKKKKRPEEEGSASELIQESSAPAEKNVTVKPLPPHVPKEDVFKQNIPPPSSQKKSDQNWEPPKQVQKKKVRRET